A section of the Vibrio vulnificus CMCP6 genome encodes:
- the ilvY gene encoding HTH-type transcriptional activator IlvY yields the protein MNIKSLQLFIHLCDSKNFAKTAAAMHISPSALSRQIQKLEEETSQQLFTRDNRSVEITPAGKKLMPVALKMLNEWQQYQLQNRYSETELKGEIRLFCSVTASYSHLPELLSEFRLQHPFIEFKISTGDPAQAMDKILNGEADIAISAKPDTVPAKVAFEPISEIPLSVIAPQGVSSFTDEMNRDKPDWSSIPYIVPEAGTARERANTWFKKMKIKPNIYAQVSGHEAIVSMVALGCGIGIAPDVVINNSPVKEKIQRLKVAPIKPFELGVCCIKSQLENPLIQALWKVAESKYIVI from the coding sequence ATGAACATCAAAAGCTTACAGCTATTTATTCACCTCTGTGATAGTAAAAACTTTGCCAAGACGGCAGCAGCAATGCACATCAGTCCATCCGCGCTCAGTCGTCAAATTCAAAAGCTAGAAGAAGAAACTAGCCAGCAACTCTTCACTAGAGACAATCGTAGTGTTGAAATAACACCTGCAGGTAAAAAACTGATGCCAGTTGCACTTAAAATGCTTAACGAATGGCAACAGTATCAATTACAAAACCGTTATTCAGAAACCGAACTCAAAGGGGAAATACGCTTATTTTGTTCCGTCACCGCCAGCTATAGCCACTTGCCAGAACTTCTTTCTGAATTTCGACTACAACATCCTTTTATTGAATTCAAAATATCTACCGGTGATCCTGCACAAGCCATGGATAAAATTCTGAACGGAGAGGCTGATATTGCTATTTCCGCCAAACCAGACACAGTACCAGCAAAAGTGGCTTTTGAGCCCATCAGCGAAATTCCACTCTCTGTAATTGCACCTCAAGGAGTGAGCAGTTTCACGGATGAAATGAACCGTGATAAGCCTGATTGGTCTTCGATCCCCTATATAGTTCCTGAAGCAGGTACCGCTAGAGAAAGGGCGAATACTTGGTTTAAAAAGATGAAAATTAAACCCAATATTTATGCTCAGGTTTCAGGTCATGAAGCGATTGTGAGTATGGTAGCTTTGGGGTGTGGTATCGGTATTGCTCCGGATGTTGTGATCAACAACAGCCCAGTCAAAGAGAAAATACAGAGACTAAAAGTCGCTCCCATTAAACCTTTTGAGTTGGGGGTATGCTGCATCAAATCTCAACTCGAAAATCCCCTAATTCAAGCCTTATGGAAAGTTGCTGAAAGTAAGTACATCGTGATTTAA
- the ubiK gene encoding ubiquinone biosynthesis accessory factor UbiK codes for MFDPKKIEQIAKQIHDSMPQPVKDLGADVDQKIRQVIQGQLNKLDVVSREEFDVQTQVLLRTRQKLSEMEKKLSELEAKLADK; via the coding sequence ATGTTTGACCCAAAGAAAATTGAGCAGATTGCAAAACAAATTCACGACTCTATGCCACAACCCGTTAAGGATTTAGGTGCGGATGTGGATCAAAAAATCCGTCAAGTCATTCAAGGCCAACTCAACAAGCTTGATGTGGTTAGCCGTGAAGAGTTTGATGTGCAAACGCAAGTCTTGCTGCGCACTCGTCAAAAGCTCAGTGAGATGGAAAAGAAACTGTCAGAGCTTGAAGCAAAGCTCGCTGATAAGTAA
- the ilvC gene encoding ketol-acid reductoisomerase, with the protein MANYFNTLNLREQLDQLGRCRFMDRSEFATEADYLKGKKVVIVGCGAQGLNQGLNMRDSGLDVAYALRQAAIDEQRQSYKNAKENGFEVGSYETLIPQADLVVNLTPDKQHTNVVETVMPLMKEGAALGYSHGFNVVEEGMQIRKDLTVVMVAPKCPGTEVREEYKRGFGVPTLIAVHPENDPKGEGWDIAKAWAAATGGHRAGCLESSFVAEVKSDLMGEQTILCGMLQAGSIVCYEKMVAEGIDPGYAGKLLQYGWETITEALKFGGITHMMDRLSNPAKIKAFELSEELKDLMRPLYNKHMDDIISGHFSSTMMADWANDDANLLGWRAETGETAFENYPSTDVEISEQEYFDNGILMVAMVRAGVELAFEAMTASGIIDESAYYESLHELPLIANTIARKRLYEMNVVISDTAEYGNYLFANVATPLLREKFMPSVGTDVIGKGLGETSNQVDNATLIAVNETIRNHPVEYIGEELRGYMTDMKRIAVGG; encoded by the coding sequence ATGGCGAACTATTTCAATACTTTGAACCTTCGTGAGCAACTAGACCAATTGGGTCGTTGTCGTTTTATGGATCGCAGTGAATTCGCTACAGAGGCGGATTACCTTAAGGGTAAAAAAGTCGTCATCGTAGGTTGTGGTGCGCAAGGCCTAAACCAAGGTCTAAACATGCGTGACTCCGGTCTTGATGTTGCTTACGCGCTACGTCAAGCCGCGATTGATGAGCAGCGTCAATCATACAAAAATGCTAAAGAGAACGGTTTTGAAGTGGGTAGCTATGAAACGCTGATCCCTCAAGCTGATCTTGTTGTTAACTTGACACCAGATAAACAGCACACCAATGTGGTTGAAACCGTAATGCCCCTAATGAAAGAAGGCGCGGCTCTTGGCTACTCACACGGTTTTAACGTTGTTGAAGAAGGCATGCAAATCCGTAAAGACCTAACGGTTGTTATGGTGGCGCCTAAGTGTCCTGGTACAGAAGTTCGTGAAGAATACAAACGTGGCTTTGGTGTTCCTACATTGATTGCTGTTCACCCAGAGAACGATCCAAAAGGTGAGGGTTGGGACATTGCGAAAGCTTGGGCGGCTGCGACTGGTGGTCATCGTGCGGGTTGTCTTGAGTCTTCATTTGTTGCTGAAGTGAAATCAGACTTGATGGGTGAGCAAACCATTCTATGTGGCATGCTTCAAGCTGGTTCTATCGTATGTTACGAGAAGATGGTTGCGGAAGGCATTGACCCAGGTTACGCAGGTAAGTTACTGCAGTACGGTTGGGAAACCATTACTGAAGCACTGAAGTTCGGTGGTATCACTCATATGATGGACCGTCTATCAAACCCAGCGAAGATCAAAGCATTTGAGCTTTCTGAAGAGCTAAAGGATCTGATGCGTCCTCTGTACAACAAACACATGGACGACATTATCTCAGGTCACTTCTCTAGCACTATGATGGCTGACTGGGCGAATGATGATGCGAATCTGCTAGGCTGGCGCGCTGAAACGGGTGAAACGGCGTTCGAAAATTACCCATCAACGGATGTTGAAATCTCTGAGCAAGAGTACTTTGACAACGGTATCTTAATGGTTGCAATGGTTCGTGCTGGCGTTGAACTGGCGTTTGAAGCAATGACGGCTTCTGGCATTATTGACGAATCGGCTTACTACGAGTCGCTGCATGAGTTACCACTTATTGCCAACACAATTGCACGTAAGCGTCTATACGAGATGAACGTGGTTATCTCAGACACAGCGGAATATGGTAACTACCTGTTTGCTAATGTGGCAACACCGCTACTTCGTGAGAAGTTTATGCCTTCGGTAGGGACAGATGTGATTGGTAAGGGGTTAGGTGAAACTTCTAATCAAGTTGATAACGCGACACTCATTGCCGTAAATGAGACTATCCGCAATCACCCTGTTGAGTACATCGGTGAAGAGCTGCGTGGTTACATGACTGACATGAAACGTATCGCTGTTGGTGGCTAA